A single genomic interval of Mycolicibacterium holsaticum DSM 44478 = JCM 12374 harbors:
- a CDS encoding non-ribosomal peptide synthetase: MTDTVDIREDLDQRRLEVLRRRLAERGLRSTNPQNDAVDGLSDGQRRMWFVQTADPTGAILNICLSYRLTGALDVSRLHDALDAVAARHRALRTTFCADADGEPQPTVHDELTPGWSVHDLSELSEHARRLRLEVLAQREFNAPFDLSTDAPLRITVVRTGADEHVMLLVAHHIAWDDACWAVFFADLTRAYDGEPLPAPTAVPRLDDEPSAEDLDYWRAAMADPPEPLELPGPNGSAVPTSWRSQRTTLTLPGQTAEQVAALAKESGATPYMVLLAAFGVLMHRYTHADDMLVATPVLNRPAELDDVIGYYGNTVALRLRPLAGQTFRDVLAATRDTAVGAFAHQHANLDRVVRELNPDRRHGVERMTRVAFGARGADGSGFCPPGITCERAELRGQFTQLPLTFMVEFDGPTVVVEAEYLVEVLDATLARQLLDHYAVLLDDALRHPDQRIGELQVMGAADREWLRAVAAGDEFHTPAKTLTELVEAQVARTPDAVALVYEGRHYSYRELNESANRVAHWLIEKGIGAEDRVAVLLDRSPELVITALGVIKAGAIYLPVDPTYPEDRLTFILSDSDPKLVLREPVTGLDRYRSDNPTDTDRVRALSPQSTAYLIYTSGSTGLPKGVPVPHRPVAEYFVWFADEYDIDHRERLLQVASPSFDVSMGEIFGMLACGGRLVIPRPDGLRDIGYLTDLLRNEGITSMHFVPSLLGLFLSLPGVNQWRTLQRVPIGGEALPGELADKFHATFDALLHNFYGPTETVINASRYKVEGTQGTRIVPIGTPKINTQIHLLDDALQPVPVGVIGEIYIGGTHVAHGYHDRPGLTAERFVADPFTAGGRLYRSGDLARRNADGDIEFVGRADEQVKIRGFRIELGEVAAAISVDPSVGQAVVVASDLPGLGRSLVGYLTAAPDAEVVDVERIRNRVTAALPEYMTPAAYVVVDEIPITAHGKIDRAALPEPDLNALAGSGAAYREPAEGTERHVAQMFADLLDRDRVGADDSFFDLGGHSLLATKLVAGLRSRFSVDIGVREVFELGTVAALAERIDATSSRGTARPPLVAIPHDGPLQLSASQLRMWFQYRIDGPNPVNNIPFAARISGPCDADAFVAAVRDVVARHEVLRTTYREIDGVPYQIVNAAGDVAVRRAHGADDTWLHTELDHERRQIFDLEHDLPVRAAVLSTPDTHVVSLVVHHIASDHWSAMVLFTDLLTAYRARRAGHPPKFAPLPVQYADYAAWQAALLSDTDGPVAGQREYWRTQLAGLPEDPGLAPDFPRPPVLSGDGDAVELRIDAATRAKFTALSQELGVTEFMLLQSAVAVALLKAGERPDIPLGTPVAGRTEAELDQLIGFFVNIVVLRNDLRDNPTLREVLRRSRDTALEAYAHQDLPFDQVVDAVRPTRSLSRNPLFGVVVHVRDGLPVDQPIESGAQGATTFTALEPPFDVAHADLSVNFFATEDGYRGHLIYRTDLYRRATAQRLVGWLGRVLAAFADDPDQRLRDVQIADDAELRQVHQFSVAAQVSILDGWRDPVAIGAVGDVYDHVVDQIGTHLRARGTRGRWTEHGSVQILDTTEVRAPSAPAGPAEPARTQTERALAAILADVLGVPDVNRTDGFFELGGDSILAVQVAARARDTGLALTARMVFEHPTVSELAAKIDEAADTPRVADTRHDPMSASGLSPDELAAVTSMWTASRDGAP; this comes from the coding sequence GTGACTGACACCGTTGATATCCGCGAGGACCTCGACCAGCGACGGCTGGAGGTGTTGCGGCGCAGGCTCGCCGAGCGGGGACTGCGGTCGACGAACCCGCAGAACGACGCGGTCGACGGCCTGTCTGACGGCCAGCGCCGCATGTGGTTCGTCCAGACCGCCGATCCCACCGGCGCGATCCTCAACATCTGCCTGTCCTACCGGCTCACCGGGGCGCTCGACGTGTCACGGCTGCACGACGCCCTCGACGCCGTCGCAGCGCGCCATCGCGCGCTGCGCACCACCTTTTGCGCCGACGCCGACGGCGAGCCGCAACCGACCGTGCACGACGAGCTGACACCGGGCTGGTCCGTCCACGACCTCTCCGAACTGTCCGAGCATGCCCGCCGACTGCGCCTGGAGGTGCTGGCGCAGCGCGAGTTCAACGCGCCGTTCGACCTGAGCACCGACGCGCCGCTGCGCATCACGGTGGTCCGCACCGGCGCCGACGAACACGTCATGCTGCTGGTCGCGCACCACATCGCGTGGGACGACGCCTGCTGGGCAGTGTTCTTCGCCGACCTCACCCGTGCATACGACGGGGAACCGCTGCCCGCACCCACCGCGGTGCCCCGACTGGACGACGAGCCGAGCGCCGAAGACCTCGACTACTGGCGCGCGGCGATGGCCGATCCGCCCGAACCCCTCGAGCTGCCCGGGCCCAACGGGTCTGCGGTCCCGACGAGTTGGCGCTCGCAGCGCACCACGCTGACGCTGCCCGGGCAGACCGCCGAGCAGGTGGCCGCGCTGGCCAAGGAATCCGGCGCAACCCCCTACATGGTGCTGTTGGCCGCGTTCGGGGTGCTGATGCACCGCTACACCCACGCCGACGACATGCTGGTCGCCACACCGGTGCTGAACCGGCCCGCCGAACTCGACGACGTCATCGGCTACTACGGCAACACCGTGGCGCTGCGGCTGCGCCCCCTAGCCGGACAGACCTTCCGTGACGTCCTGGCGGCCACCCGCGACACCGCCGTCGGTGCGTTCGCCCATCAACACGCCAACCTCGACCGGGTGGTGCGCGAGCTGAACCCCGACCGCCGCCACGGGGTGGAGCGGATGACCCGCGTCGCGTTCGGCGCCCGCGGCGCCGACGGGTCCGGCTTCTGCCCACCCGGCATCACGTGCGAACGTGCCGAGCTGCGTGGCCAATTCACCCAGCTTCCGCTGACATTCATGGTCGAGTTCGACGGCCCGACGGTGGTGGTGGAGGCCGAGTATCTCGTCGAGGTGCTCGACGCGACGCTGGCCCGACAGCTGCTCGATCACTACGCCGTGCTACTCGACGACGCGCTGCGCCACCCCGACCAGCGGATCGGCGAGCTGCAGGTGATGGGCGCCGCCGATCGCGAATGGCTGCGTGCGGTCGCGGCGGGCGACGAATTCCACACCCCGGCAAAGACGTTGACCGAGCTGGTGGAGGCGCAGGTCGCCCGCACCCCCGATGCGGTAGCCCTCGTCTACGAGGGCCGTCACTACTCCTATCGTGAGCTCAACGAGTCCGCCAACCGGGTCGCGCACTGGCTGATCGAGAAGGGCATCGGCGCCGAGGACCGCGTCGCGGTGCTGCTGGACCGCTCACCCGAACTGGTGATCACCGCGCTCGGCGTGATCAAGGCCGGCGCGATCTACCTGCCCGTCGACCCGACCTACCCCGAAGACCGGCTCACCTTCATCCTGTCCGACTCCGACCCGAAACTCGTGCTGCGCGAACCGGTCACCGGGTTGGACCGGTACCGCTCCGACAACCCGACCGATACCGACCGGGTGCGCGCGCTGAGCCCGCAGAGCACCGCGTACCTGATCTACACGTCGGGGTCCACCGGTCTGCCCAAGGGGGTGCCGGTACCGCATCGGCCGGTCGCCGAGTACTTCGTGTGGTTCGCCGACGAGTACGACATCGACCATCGCGAGCGGCTGCTACAGGTCGCGTCGCCGAGCTTCGACGTGTCGATGGGCGAGATCTTCGGCATGCTGGCCTGCGGCGGGCGGTTGGTGATTCCGCGGCCCGACGGCCTGCGCGACATCGGATATCTCACCGACCTGTTGCGCAACGAAGGCATCACCTCGATGCACTTCGTGCCGTCACTGCTCGGGCTGTTCCTGTCGCTGCCCGGCGTGAACCAGTGGCGCACCCTGCAGCGGGTGCCGATCGGCGGGGAGGCGCTGCCCGGTGAGCTCGCCGACAAGTTCCACGCCACGTTCGACGCGTTGCTGCACAACTTCTACGGCCCCACCGAGACCGTCATCAACGCCAGCCGATACAAGGTGGAGGGCACCCAGGGCACCCGCATCGTGCCGATCGGCACCCCCAAGATCAACACCCAGATCCACCTGCTCGACGACGCACTGCAGCCCGTGCCGGTCGGTGTCATCGGTGAGATCTACATCGGCGGAACACATGTCGCGCACGGCTATCACGACCGTCCCGGGTTGACCGCGGAACGGTTTGTCGCCGACCCGTTCACGGCGGGCGGGCGGCTCTACCGGTCCGGCGACCTTGCGCGCCGCAACGCCGACGGTGACATCGAGTTCGTCGGGCGCGCCGACGAGCAGGTCAAGATCCGCGGTTTCCGCATCGAGCTCGGGGAGGTCGCCGCGGCGATCTCGGTGGACCCCAGCGTCGGTCAGGCGGTCGTGGTGGCCAGCGACCTGCCGGGGCTGGGCCGAAGCCTCGTCGGGTATCTGACCGCGGCGCCTGACGCCGAGGTCGTCGACGTCGAGCGCATCCGCAACCGGGTGACCGCCGCGCTGCCCGAGTACATGACACCGGCGGCATACGTTGTCGTCGACGAGATCCCAATCACCGCGCACGGCAAGATCGACCGGGCGGCGCTGCCGGAACCGGACTTGAATGCGTTGGCCGGTTCCGGCGCCGCGTACCGCGAACCCGCCGAGGGCACCGAGCGGCACGTCGCGCAGATGTTCGCCGACCTGCTCGACCGTGACCGGGTGGGCGCCGACGACTCCTTTTTCGACCTGGGCGGGCACTCGCTGCTGGCCACCAAACTGGTTGCGGGGCTGCGGTCGCGGTTCAGCGTCGACATCGGCGTGCGGGAGGTGTTCGAGCTCGGTACCGTCGCCGCGCTGGCCGAGCGGATCGACGCGACGTCCTCGCGCGGTACCGCGCGGCCCCCGCTGGTGGCGATCCCGCACGACGGTCCGCTGCAGTTGTCGGCCTCGCAGCTGCGGATGTGGTTCCAGTACCGCATCGACGGGCCCAACCCGGTCAACAACATCCCGTTCGCGGCCCGCATCAGCGGGCCCTGCGACGCCGACGCGTTCGTCGCGGCGGTCCGTGACGTCGTGGCCCGCCACGAGGTGCTGCGCACGACCTACCGCGAAATCGACGGGGTGCCATACCAGATCGTGAACGCCGCCGGTGACGTGGCGGTTCGCCGGGCCCACGGCGCCGACGACACCTGGCTGCACACCGAACTGGACCACGAGCGGCGCCAGATCTTCGATCTCGAACACGACCTGCCGGTGCGCGCCGCCGTGCTGTCGACGCCCGACACACACGTGGTGTCGCTGGTGGTGCACCACATCGCATCCGACCACTGGTCGGCGATGGTGTTGTTCACCGACCTGCTGACCGCCTACCGGGCCCGCCGCGCCGGTCACCCGCCGAAGTTCGCGCCGCTGCCGGTGCAGTACGCGGACTACGCGGCGTGGCAGGCGGCCCTGCTGTCCGACACCGACGGACCCGTGGCCGGGCAGCGGGAGTACTGGCGCACCCAACTCGCGGGCCTGCCCGAGGACCCCGGCCTGGCACCGGATTTCCCGCGCCCGCCGGTGCTGAGCGGCGACGGCGACGCCGTCGAGCTGCGCATCGACGCCGCGACCCGCGCCAAGTTCACCGCGTTGAGCCAGGAGCTCGGCGTCACCGAGTTCATGCTGCTGCAATCGGCGGTGGCCGTGGCACTGCTCAAAGCCGGTGAACGACCGGACATCCCGCTGGGCACCCCCGTCGCCGGGCGCACCGAGGCCGAACTGGACCAGCTGATCGGGTTCTTCGTCAACATCGTGGTGCTGCGAAACGACCTGCGGGACAACCCGACGCTGCGCGAGGTGCTGCGCCGCTCCCGCGACACCGCGCTGGAAGCCTATGCACACCAGGACCTTCCGTTCGACCAGGTGGTGGACGCGGTGCGGCCCACGCGGTCGCTGTCACGTAATCCGCTGTTCGGTGTCGTGGTGCACGTGCGCGACGGGCTGCCCGTCGACCAACCCATCGAGTCCGGCGCACAAGGCGCGACCACGTTCACCGCGCTGGAACCCCCTTTCGACGTCGCGCACGCCGATCTGTCGGTCAACTTCTTCGCGACCGAGGACGGATACCGGGGCCACCTCATCTACCGCACCGACCTGTACCGGCGCGCGACCGCGCAGCGGCTCGTCGGCTGGCTCGGCCGGGTGCTGGCGGCGTTCGCCGACGATCCCGACCAACGGCTGCGCGACGTGCAGATCGCCGACGACGCCGAACTGCGCCAGGTGCACCAGTTCAGCGTTGCGGCACAGGTCAGCATCCTCGACGGCTGGCGCGACCCCGTCGCGATCGGCGCCGTCGGCGACGTCTACGACCACGTCGTCGACCAGATCGGCACGCATCTTCGGGCCCGCGGCACGCGGGGGCGGTGGACCGAGCACGGCTCCGTGCAGATCCTCGACACGACCGAGGTGCGCGCGCCGTCGGCGCCCGCCGGGCCGGCCGAACCGGCTCGCACCCAAACCGAGCGGGCGCTCGCGGCGATCCTCGCCGACGTGCTCGGCGTGCCCGACGTCAACCGCACCGACGGTTTCTTCGAACTCGGCGGTGACTCGATCCTGGCGGTGCAGGTGGCCGCCCGCGCCCGCGACACCGGGCTGGCGCTGACCGCGCGAATGGTGTTCGAGCACCCCACCGTTTCCGAATTGGCCGCCAAGATCGACGAGGCCGCCGACACGCCACGGGTCGCCGACACCCGCCACGACCCGATGTCGGCCTCCGGGCTCTCACCCGACGAACTGGCAGCCGTGACGTCGATGTGGACGGCCTCGCGCGACGGTGCCCCTTGA
- a CDS encoding non-ribosomal peptide synthetase, translating to MTATDAKAAIEDVMALSPLQQGLFSLAKLSDDDRGDPYVIAMAADISGALDTALLRECAAAMLARHPNLRASFLQANPGRPVQVVPTHVDVPWRQITATADELDALDIAERRRPFDLERGPAIRFVLIEMPTEEDGDRFRLTVLAHHIIIDGWSLPLFVGELITLYRYGGDPAALPPPPRPYRDYIGWLADRDRDASRALWRQHLDGLDGPTLLTPTLAAAEPPTGAPRRTELKLDQQATAELAEAARTRGITVNTLMQMAWATLLSAFTDRSDVVFGVTVSGRPDELTGVETMVGLFINTVPLRVRLDPVASVGAQCVALQREAALLRDHSYEPHAELRALGGIGEMFDSLLVYENFPPGGLVGGGDFTANGASFRPAALESLSHFPVTIAAHMVDDQLTVLVEVIDDALGPMSAESLGRRLLSTVQRLITHWDRPLRDVGVLLDGEATPPAESIDTPAHLGIHDAFAEIVDSRPAARALSWNSGEFTYRELDQAADRLAAALARRGVGAEHPVAVNLSRGRQYVTAMLAVLKAGGVIVPLDPSMPAERVTDILAQSGAAVVVDDALIAAAADELTGDFRPAAVHPGQAAYAVFTSGTTGRPKGVVGTHQAVLAYAADHARNMLRPAAARLGRPLRVAHAWSFTFDAAWQPLAALLEGHAVHIVDDDVQRDAEALVDTIGRYGIDMIDTTPSMFAQLHAAGLLTTVPLAVLALGGEAVGLPAWTLIRDECARTGMAAYNCYGPTETTVEAVVAGIADHEKPTIGRPTSPTRAYVLDSWLRPVPDGVPGELYLAGGQLTRGYLGRAGETASRFVADPFAAGRRMYRTGDVVRRQPDGALQFLGRSDTQVKIRGFRVEPDEIAAVLHAHPAVRHAHVAVRRHRWGPRLTAYVAADPEPAVAELRALLAKRLPRYMVPHGIVVVDQLPLTAHGKVDDAALAAITAAEGPSAAAETQTEAALVQVLAELLDGAEIDVTADFLALGLDSIVALSVVQAARRRGIPLRARLMLECASVRELAAAIDNEWVGVERDDRDEAGPVPVLPNAYWLYEHGDPRRLAQTEAIWLPDGITGDQLHQMLRAVVDGHEVLRCRLDAETMTLVAQEPGDILSEVTVESDLADAVARHTDASVQRLDPQRGSMLSAVWLRPPDGPGVLVLTAHALALDPASWRIVLGELDAAWHTIRSGAAPAPIREHTSLRRWSRRLRERAQDLQTCDFWAAQLDGEDPAIGARRVQPETDRAGDVVVTVSVADADVSARLVTSSVPTPHLLAVAAARTLTRWRQHRGQDPRPPLLALETHGRADGIVADADTSDTVGLLTAIYPLRVQSSQDLAAIPGDGIDYGLLRYLRPDTASRLRGYREPQLLLNFLGRIHVGLDGGVLRPDRTLLAGVSPLPEPELAVRHELTIVAAVLGASDAPVLAAQWRTLPDILSADDVVILQSLWQESLREVVS from the coding sequence TTGACCGCGACGGACGCCAAGGCGGCCATCGAGGATGTGATGGCGCTCAGCCCGCTGCAACAGGGGCTGTTCTCGCTGGCCAAGCTCAGCGACGACGACCGCGGCGACCCGTACGTGATCGCCATGGCCGCCGACATCAGCGGCGCGCTGGACACCGCGCTGTTACGCGAATGCGCGGCAGCGATGCTGGCCCGCCACCCCAACCTGAGGGCCAGTTTCCTGCAGGCCAACCCCGGTCGGCCCGTGCAGGTGGTGCCCACCCATGTCGACGTGCCATGGCGACAGATCACCGCCACCGCCGACGAACTGGACGCGCTCGACATCGCCGAACGGCGCCGTCCGTTCGACCTGGAACGCGGACCGGCGATCCGATTCGTGCTCATCGAAATGCCGACAGAAGAGGATGGCGATCGCTTCCGTCTCACCGTCCTCGCCCACCACATCATCATCGACGGCTGGTCGCTGCCGCTGTTCGTCGGCGAGCTGATCACGCTGTACCGGTACGGCGGTGACCCGGCCGCACTGCCGCCACCGCCGCGGCCGTACCGCGACTACATCGGCTGGCTCGCCGACCGCGACCGCGACGCCAGCCGGGCGCTGTGGCGTCAACACCTCGACGGGCTCGACGGCCCGACGCTGCTGACACCCACGCTGGCGGCGGCCGAGCCGCCGACCGGAGCACCGCGGCGCACCGAGCTGAAGCTCGACCAACAGGCCACCGCGGAGCTGGCGGAGGCCGCGCGCACCCGCGGTATCACGGTGAACACCCTGATGCAGATGGCGTGGGCCACACTGCTGTCCGCGTTCACCGACCGCAGCGACGTGGTGTTCGGCGTGACGGTGTCGGGCAGGCCGGATGAGCTCACCGGCGTGGAGACGATGGTCGGGCTGTTCATCAACACCGTGCCGCTGCGCGTGCGGCTCGACCCCGTGGCCTCGGTCGGCGCGCAATGCGTTGCGCTGCAGCGCGAGGCCGCCCTGTTGCGCGATCACAGTTATGAGCCGCACGCCGAACTGCGCGCGCTGGGCGGTATCGGTGAGATGTTCGACAGCCTGCTGGTGTACGAGAACTTCCCGCCGGGCGGGCTGGTCGGCGGCGGCGATTTCACCGCCAACGGCGCGTCGTTTCGCCCGGCGGCGCTGGAGAGCCTGTCCCATTTCCCGGTGACCATCGCCGCGCACATGGTCGACGACCAACTCACCGTGCTGGTCGAGGTGATCGACGACGCGCTGGGGCCGATGAGCGCCGAATCGCTGGGCCGGCGTCTGCTGAGCACCGTGCAGCGCCTGATCACCCACTGGGACCGCCCGCTGCGCGACGTCGGTGTGCTGCTCGACGGTGAAGCCACCCCGCCAGCCGAATCCATCGACACACCAGCACATCTCGGCATACATGACGCGTTCGCCGAGATCGTCGACAGTCGGCCGGCAGCGCGGGCGCTGAGCTGGAACAGCGGCGAATTCACCTACCGGGAACTGGACCAGGCCGCCGACCGGTTGGCGGCCGCGCTGGCCCGGCGCGGGGTCGGTGCCGAACACCCGGTGGCCGTCAACCTCAGCCGCGGCCGACAGTACGTGACCGCGATGCTCGCGGTGCTCAAGGCCGGGGGAGTGATCGTCCCGCTGGACCCGTCGATGCCCGCCGAGCGCGTCACCGACATCCTGGCGCAGTCCGGTGCCGCGGTCGTCGTCGACGACGCACTGATCGCCGCTGCAGCCGACGAACTCACCGGTGACTTCCGGCCCGCTGCCGTGCATCCCGGGCAGGCCGCCTATGCGGTGTTCACCTCGGGCACCACCGGCAGGCCGAAGGGCGTCGTCGGAACTCATCAGGCCGTCCTGGCCTACGCCGCCGATCACGCGCGGAACATGTTGCGCCCGGCGGCGGCTCGGCTGGGCCGGCCGCTGCGGGTCGCCCACGCCTGGTCGTTCACGTTCGACGCCGCCTGGCAACCGCTGGCCGCACTGCTGGAGGGGCACGCCGTGCACATCGTCGACGACGACGTGCAACGTGACGCCGAGGCGTTGGTGGACACGATCGGGCGATACGGCATCGACATGATCGACACCACCCCGTCGATGTTCGCCCAACTGCACGCCGCGGGCCTGCTCACCACCGTGCCCCTCGCGGTGCTGGCGCTGGGCGGCGAGGCCGTCGGACTTCCGGCGTGGACCCTGATCCGCGACGAATGCGCCCGCACCGGGATGGCGGCCTACAACTGTTACGGCCCAACCGAAACCACCGTGGAGGCCGTCGTTGCCGGTATCGCCGACCACGAAAAGCCCACGATCGGGCGGCCCACCTCACCCACCCGCGCCTATGTGCTGGACTCCTGGCTGCGCCCGGTGCCCGACGGCGTGCCCGGCGAGCTGTACCTGGCCGGCGGGCAGTTGACCCGCGGCTATCTGGGCCGGGCGGGGGAGACCGCAAGCCGGTTCGTCGCCGACCCGTTCGCCGCGGGCCGGCGGATGTACCGCACCGGCGATGTCGTGCGCCGCCAGCCCGACGGTGCGCTGCAGTTCCTCGGGCGCTCCGATACCCAGGTGAAGATCCGTGGCTTCCGCGTCGAACCCGACGAGATCGCCGCGGTCCTGCACGCACATCCGGCCGTGCGCCACGCCCACGTCGCGGTGCGCAGGCACCGCTGGGGGCCACGGTTGACCGCGTACGTGGCCGCGGATCCCGAGCCCGCGGTGGCCGAGCTGCGAGCCCTGCTGGCAAAACGGTTGCCGCGCTACATGGTTCCGCACGGCATCGTCGTCGTCGACCAGCTCCCGCTCACCGCGCACGGCAAGGTCGACGACGCCGCGCTGGCCGCAATCACCGCTGCGGAGGGTCCGTCGGCCGCTGCCGAGACCCAGACCGAGGCCGCGCTGGTGCAGGTGCTGGCAGAACTGCTCGACGGCGCCGAGATCGACGTCACCGCCGACTTCCTGGCGCTCGGGTTGGACAGCATCGTGGCGCTCTCGGTGGTGCAGGCCGCGCGGCGGCGCGGAATCCCGTTGCGGGCCCGGCTGATGCTCGAATGTGCAAGCGTGCGCGAACTCGCGGCGGCCATCGACAACGAGTGGGTCGGCGTCGAACGCGACGATCGTGACGAGGCCGGGCCGGTTCCCGTGCTACCCAACGCCTATTGGCTCTACGAACACGGCGACCCGCGCCGGCTGGCCCAGACCGAGGCGATCTGGCTACCCGACGGCATCACCGGCGATCAGCTGCACCAGATGCTGCGCGCCGTCGTCGACGGGCACGAGGTGTTGCGGTGCCGGCTCGACGCCGAGACGATGACGCTGGTGGCTCAGGAACCCGGCGACATCCTGTCAGAGGTGACCGTCGAGAGCGACCTGGCCGACGCCGTCGCCCGACATACCGATGCCTCGGTGCAACGCCTTGACCCGCAACGCGGTTCGATGCTGTCCGCGGTGTGGCTGCGCCCACCCGACGGGCCCGGCGTGCTGGTGCTCACCGCGCACGCGCTCGCGCTGGACCCGGCGTCATGGCGGATCGTGCTGGGTGAGCTCGACGCGGCATGGCACACGATCCGTTCCGGCGCAGCACCGGCCCCGATCCGGGAACACACCAGCCTGCGCCGGTGGTCGCGCCGGCTCCGCGAGCGCGCGCAGGACCTGCAGACGTGTGACTTCTGGGCCGCGCAACTCGACGGCGAGGATCCCGCCATCGGCGCGCGCCGGGTGCAGCCCGAAACCGACAGGGCCGGTGACGTCGTCGTCACCGTGTCGGTCGCCGACGCCGATGTCAGCGCCCGGCTGGTGACATCGAGTGTCCCGACGCCGCACCTGCTGGCCGTCGCGGCCGCGCGCACCCTCACCCGCTGGCGACAACACCGCGGGCAGGACCCGCGCCCGCCGCTGCTGGCGCTGGAGACCCATGGGCGCGCCGACGGCATCGTCGCGGACGCGGACACATCCGACACCGTCGGGCTGCTCACCGCGATCTACCCGCTGCGGGTGCAGTCCAGCCAGGACCTGGCCGCGATCCCCGGCGACGGCATCGACTACGGTCTGCTGCGCTATCTGCGCCCCGACACCGCCAGCCGGCTGCGCGGATACCGCGAACCCCAGCTGCTGCTGAACTTCCTGGGCCGCATCCACGTCGGGCTCGACGGTGGCGTGCTGCGACCGGATCGCACGCTGCTGGCAGGGGTATCGCCGTTGCCGGAGCCCGAACTCGCGGTGCGACACGAGCTGACCATCGTGGCGGCGGTGCTCGGTGCGAGCGACGCGCCGGTGTTGGCCGCGCAGTGGCGGACGTTGCCCGACATCCTGTCGGCCGACGATGTCGTCATCCTTCAGTCCCTGTGGCAGGAATCGTTACGAGAGGTGGTGTCATGA